Genomic DNA from Leishmania donovani BPK282A1 complete genome, chromosome 32:
CTTCCAAGGAAAGCTTCCGACGCGACGCCGTGCTAAACATGTCAGTGCAGGCTCACACACCACACAGGGCTCACCGCCCACCCCGATTTCACCCTGTAACCTTGCGCGCAACAAGATTGTTGCGCACATCACTCCGGCGCTTTACGCACTTCCCCATCAGACGCGCATATCGCTGACCTTGCATTCGCTTTGCCCCACAAACCGCTGCGAATGCTGCTTGCGGAGGCGCATGATGAGCAGCCATACCGTTGCGCTCGACGCACCCACTCTTGCCAAAGGCGTGCGGATTCCGCGGAGGGCGGAGTGCCCTCTGCCGCCACACCCACTCAGAGCGATGCCGGTTCCTTTGCCGACGCACATGCAAGCGAGCAGCCCGGAGATCCAGAAAAAGCGTCGCCGATTGCGAGGATTCCATTTGTGAGCCCCAGGGGCAAAAATGTCGTCGATAAACAGGCCTTAGGGCACAATACCACGAACACGACCCCTGCTTGCTGTCCGCAGAAGCTGGTACGGTCTGTCGTACATCTCAGTCCAGCACTCCGGATACCCCAAGATACGGCGTGATACATGACAGATGGAAAAACTGTTGGTGCCCCTTAACCTCGACATACACGCGTACGAATACCGGGCATATCCCACACCGGAGGAGATGCAGTTGCTAGCATTTTCGAGTGAGAAAGCAGGACGTAACCTTCTTCAAACACCGCAATCGCTACCAACCGCAGGGCTCTAGCGTGAGGACTCACAACAGCACCTTGTCCGCTGCCCCCTGCATGGGGGCACCCCAGAAGGAAACAGGGCCCCCAAGCGAGAGTTTCGCTACTGTGCACGCACAGTGGGAAGGGTCGTCAAACTAGATTGCCGAGTTCATAGAGAGCTCACAGAGAGTAGCGGAGCTTCTGCTTGCGCTCCACATGAAGCCGACGCTACCTTTTTGCGGAAGTCGAGCGTACTCGGCCTTCATCCCtggcctccagctcctccatcaCGCGTGCAGGGCATCTCTGCGAAGACGGGCACAGCAGGTTACGAGAGACACACAGGTCGCACCCATTCCAACGCATGTGCTACGCCTTCGCTGACGACATACAACGGATTCCTACGTGACGAGAAGGTATCCACCAAGCAGCAGGCAGGACCTTGGTCGCTCTGTTTTCACGGCTTTCGGTGAGTATCCGAGGCGTGATGGAGCGGTTACGAGCGCCGAGTGGCAacgcgcaccgctgcatgCTGCCATGCGCGAATGCTTGCACTGCAATATACGAAAAGGGCTAACCGTGGTCCTCGAGGGTTTCATCCTTTTAGAACTGACGCTATCTAGTGTAGCAGTTGGGCGAATCCGCTTTCTCCTTCACCTGtgcggtgacgctgccgaTGGCTGCCGAGGCCagatggagggagagaaggcaagAACTAGATGCCAAATCCGTGCTCTGAGCATGCGATATCTTCGCTTCTGTCATGCGTCACAAAGAAACTGTGGCAGAAGTCCGAGTCGACATCAGGGGGCTTGTATCCTTCTGCCGTTCAAGCCCCCTATGTCGCGGCTTCTTTTTGGATGCCCATTCAGTTCTTACACACATCCGACTCTGGTTACTCATCGTTTCCTCTCACGAGGCTCCTGATAGCCGTGGACCTCCTGCTATTTCTCTTCTGAGCTTACTCTCGCCCACGATCAGCCGTCAATAACTACTGCAGAAGCGGGCCGTTGACGGGCTGCACTTCGTGTAAGGAGCGGCTTGTCATACAGGTCGGGGCCACTGCCCACCAGACTGTTACAAGTGGCTACGGAGAATGCTCCCTGTCTCCTTCACTTTCACCTTCGCTACTGCGGTCTCACCTCCTGCTATGGCAGAACCCTGTTTCCGCCGCTAAAAGGCAAGCGAAGcgttcctcttttttttttcagtgTAGTAGCCTCTCCTTCGACTGCCTACAAgtcaacacgcacacgcgtccggagcgccagctcctctacctgtgctgcgccacgcaTGTGTTAAGGAGCCACGCCGACCAACACCGTTTGGCGCCGCACTGCCCACGGCGATTCCACTCCGTACAGCGCAGGTCAGACCGAGGATTACTTTCCCCATCAGAACAGCACAACAAACGCACAAGGGAAGAAGAATAATAAGACAACAGTAGGTGAGTGCGTATATTCATTGAACCGTCAACAGGATTTGccgtgagctgctgcacacgtgATCGTGCCCGTTGCTCACTTCTACGCCGTGTCAGCCCAGACTTCTCCGCTGACGCCACGAGGAGTGGCACTAGAACCTCAGATACGACAGTGCGGTGGCCGCTGTCGTTGGACAAGACAAGTGCCGGCAATCCATAAAAAAGTATAAGAAGGCTGTCCGCATCTTTGTGCGCGCTCGCTAACGCCAAACGATCCCCTGACATTTTCGATGGAGTCTGTTTTGTTGCTTGGCGACTCCATCACCCAGCAGGGGTACTGTTCCGGATGGGTTTCCACCGTCAGCGATGCGCTCGTCCGCCGTGCCCACGTCGTCAATAGTGGGCTTAGTGGGTACAATACACGGTGGCTGCTGGACGTACTGCGTGATCCGAAGCTCTGTGAAAGTGTTATTCCTGCTTGGGTCCGTGAGCCACTCTTTGTTACCGTGATGTTAGGCTCCAACGACAGCGCGGAAGGAGGGCAGAACGTTCCCGTACCCGAATTCTGCGAAAACCTCCGAGCTATCGTTGAATTTGTTCTCTCGAAAGTCAATCCAAAAGGCGGCGTGTACGTGCTCACGTTACCTCCCGTCCACCAAGACCTCTGGAACGCGAGAAAcccagagaggaggagacactATTCAGCTACACGTCTCTATCGCCGCGCTACGCTGCAGATTTTGCGCGATCTCAGCACCCAATATCCACTGCGTGTGTTTGCGGTTGACACACAAGCAGCGTTCTTGAGCTACGGTGCAGCCGAGCCGTCGGAGTCGGAAATGGATGTGTATGATCCACAAGGTCCGTGGACATCACTTCTTGTAGATGATGGTCTTCACATCAACGCTGTGGGCGGTCAGCTTCTCAGTTCCACCTTGCTAAGCGCCGTGCGCAGGTCACCGGAAGGCTCTAGCCTGCTACGGAACGACGAAGAGGTGTGGGCAGTGCCTGACTGGCGCACGGTGATGTTGCGGCACAAACCTTCGAAAAAGTGAGCCACCACGGGCAGACATCCGGGCGTCTCACCAATGCGTCGCATATGGCCTTTTCATGACGCACGCCAATTCCCTCTTGGACATCACTACTCCGTGACGTGTGAGACGTGCCTTCCCATCAGAGGCGACAGAGCGGAAAcgcctgccgctcctccgGCAGATTGCAACGCAATTGGGTTTCATTGCCTGCTCGCTAACGCATCCGACTATGTTTTCTTTCACGCTTCCGCTACAGTATCTGCCTCAGTATCAGAGACCTgcgcgcaaaaaaaaaaacagcgcCATGCAGCCTTGTACCTTTCACACTTTCCCCCAACCTGCCGCAGATGTGAGCAACCCCTGCGCGAGTCCATGCCCTCAAAAAGATGATAGCGCCGCGCTTTTGCACCGTGTTACTGGCGCTCGCCACGTTTCCTAAGACAATCGAACCTGTGTGCCTGCCAACGCATAGTGTCGCCATCGCTTTTGCGTGCTTCAcgtcgccttcgccttgACTTTCGCTCACTGCTCCGGTCTCTCACAAGATCGTACAAGGGCTGCGGCTTTATCTTTGAGCTACTATATCAGCGTTGCGTGCAGGGATGACATCCCACCGCTGCGAGCGGGCTTCCCCCGTTACTAGAACTTCTCACCCTTCACCCCTCTTTCGATCCTTCCGTCCACGCGGTCGCTGCTCTGTGGTGCACGGCACCGATTGTTatgctgtgcgtgtgcattgatgtatatacatgtatatattCTCCAGCACCACTACATCGTCTACTGCAGCGCTGGCACGTCTCGCTCGCCTCCCCGCGCCCACACTTACGCCACGCGCTCAGCACATTTGATACCGAAGGGCATTCACCTACGCTCGCCCGATCTGCGACCCTGCCACTGGACACTTTCATCGCTGAACAAGCCACAGGACAGGATGGGGAAAAGCACCTCCGTGCACACCCTCAgaagccaccgccgcttcaTTACAGTGCGCACGTTGCTCCCGATTCTCATCTTTATTTTCTTGTGTGGCGCTGTGAGCACGATATTTCTAAGCAGTCCCGATCAATGGACGGTTGCACGGACACGGGAGGCGACCACTTGGCCACCTAGTGGCGAACTAACCACTACCAAACCGGGTGAGCCGAGGCAGAGCATGACCCCGACATCGCCGATCACGACATCGGCACCGGCAATCGACACCACCGCTGAGCCGACGTCAATACCAGCGGAGCAGACAAGTACGTTTGACGGCCCAGCAACACCGACGTCTGCGGCGTCTGCGAGCGCTACTGGCGCTGAGGAGAGCGGCACACTGCTTGCAGACCCGACGACGGAGACGACGAAGCAGAACCCGGCGATGAAGGAACTGGACCGGTGGACGAAGATGCAACTCCCTGCGGACTGGATGGAGTGCATTCGGCAGAACCTGCAACTCGACAAGCGCGGGCGGCCGATGCGcgcggtgacggcgatgacggaCGCTATCCCGCTGCTGATTACGCCGCTGACTGGCGACGTAAAGTTCTTCCCGTACTTCGTGTGCTCGATGGACGTGGCTGTGCGGTACCATTACGTGATCCAGAACGAGCGTGAACCAGATACGACGGCGGTGATCGACGAgttgcagcgccgcttcggcaACAGCGGGCGCTTCCTTGTTTTGCGCAACCGATACAACCGCGGGTACTCCGGGAGTATGAACCAGGGCTTCGAGTGggcgctgaaggagcggACAGCGGAGGAGGTTCCGTGGGTGTTTGCGTGCGGCGTGGACGTGATCTTCGAGCCCGGGCTGCTTGCGAACATGGTCAAGGTTGTGCAGGAAAACACCCGCGACGATGCTGCGATGCTagccgcgctgcgcgcggAGGTCGAGCTAGAGGAGCGGCTTGTGCGCGAGGGTAATTACTCCTACTACGAGCGATGGGCGCCGCGTGGGCGTCCGCTCAAGGTGCTACGGAGCGGGTATCCAGGCGTGCCGTTGAACGTGCGGACCGCGCCACTGTTGCCACACCGCATTCGGTACATGGTGGCGGATGAGAACCGCGAGAGCGGGATTGTCACCCCTGCGGAGTTGCGCAAGCGGTTCTTCGGCAACTACGTGGCGACTGTGACTCCTGTCGAGTATGCCCTGGGCACCATTGCGGTGACGCGGCTAGCGCTGTCGACTGTTGGGTACTTTGACGAGAACTACTTCCCCGCATACATGGACGACATCGATCTACGTTGGCGGCACTTCGCGTATGGGTTTGGCACACTACATGGCGAGCACAACGGCCCCGTAACTCGCTGGCACCACTACAACGCTGCGAACCTTCGCGGAAGCCCATTTGTGGATCCGGACCTGCAGAAGTATGGCACAGAGGACAACtacagccgccgcgccttcgTGAGCTATATCCGACGCTCTAAGGGCATATACGACAAGCTCAAGTACGGTCCGCGTGACGTGGACGGTGTATGGCGTGAGGCTGTGCAGGAAGCCGAGTACAAGTACATGCATTTCAATGTGTCCCACTTCCCTGCGGACACATGGGTGCTTGATGAGGATGCGCGCCGATGCATGTTTCACCACACGTACAACTACGAGATGCAGGCCTGGAGTAGGCCGAGCGACTGCTCCTACAATCCGCggacgctggaggagagcGGCATCCTTGGCGTGGACCAGCTGGCGAACTTCAGATCAATGATTGAGGGGAAAACCTTTGATTACCAAtgacagcagcaggcggccgGCGAAGGCCTCGTGCGGTAGCGAACAGTAGGTAGATGTTGCGTGACAGTAACTCCATCGCGTATATTCCTTTGACgaccattttttttttcctgcaATGGGCGTTGACGTAGCTGATTACAGAGGACACATCAGCGTGGTGGCAGGGTGCAGTGCATCCTCACCATCTATGCCCTTGCGGAAAGGAGCCAGACAGCCACCCACCTGCCAACTGCGAAACCACTGCTCGCCGGGGCGAAGCCAAGTACCTTCCACGTAcggaggtcagagcgaccCACGCTGtctgatgtcggcggtcagggCCTCGATGGCACGGCATCGGAGGCGACCCGCTATTGTGAATCGGCTTGCGCCATTCACATCACAGCGAGTGTGTCAGCGTCACGAACATATATCTCACCCCCACGGCCCGGATTGTGCACTAGCGTCAAGAGCctgcgcgccaccgcgagggaCAGACACAAGGAGACGAGGCGAGCggagcgggggtgggtgtgtgcgtagAGTTTGAGGCAAGGGCCGTTCTGAGCCAATTGCGACGGTGCGCTACTGCAACGCGTGTGTCTGAGGCTGTTTGCTACGATGTGATGGATCCCTGACCGGCTGGGCAGACACGGACTCATCTTCTACAGCCCACGGGATACTTTATGAAGTACCCATggttgctttttttttccggtaCCCTGAAGGAAAAAAGGCGAGCGACTTTTTTAGTCAGCCCCGCCGGGGCTGTTCACACGGCACACCAAGCACTGAAACGGTGTTCGGTTAACCTGGACCCACCGCGGGCCCGAACCATGCTTCACGGATCACCAAAAGCATGGTAAAGATGCTTATTCTTCGTGTTCACTCAGATGTCCAACAGAATACAGAAACGGTTCCCCTCTCCACGCTGATGATTGCCATGGTCTTCCTTCCACGGAGACGCCCCTGATCTTTACCAAGTGTGGAGTGCCCCAATCTAACTTATCTGGATTTGCTGACCCGGCTTTCCTCGCATGCCATTAACTGCATCTATGACTCACCGTCTCTTTCTTCCACACCGCCTCTTCCCATTCCCCTCATTGGCCTCATGTGTGCACTTCTTTGCTCTGCTTGAAGTAATCACGTTTCAAATCTACATGCATCGTGTCGGCGACACCGGTGCCTACTTGTGCCGATCACAACCAAAGCCCTACCCCACACGTGAAGACGGGATTGTCTTTGCTTCATCTTGGTGCTCTGCTTATCTAGAGCGCTCCCAGTTTTTCGTCGTAGGAGAACCTCTCTGTGCTAATGCTGTGCGACCTGCTGACGGCTTCGGTGTGTGCTGCAGGGGTATAAAGGGTACGTGATGGGGCAGGGTCAGGgtttttctctccactgattccttgcacagcgacaccctctccaacaggacggggg
This window encodes:
- a CDS encoding GIPL galf transferase, putative, which encodes MGKSTSVHTLRSHRRFITVRTLLPILIFIFLCGAVSTIFLSSPDQWTVARTREATTWPPSGELTTTKPGEPRQSMTPTSPITTSAPAIDTTAEPTSIPAEQTSTFDGPATPTSAASASATGAEESGTLLADPTTETTKQNPAMKELDRWTKMQLPADWMECIRQNLQLDKRGRPMRAVTAMTDAIPLLITPLTGDVKFFPYFVCSMDVAVRYHYVIQNEREPDTTAVIDELQRRFGNSGRFLVLRNRYNRGYSGSMNQGFEWALKERTAEEVPWVFACGVDVIFEPGLLANMVKVVQENTRDDAAMLAALRAEVELEERLVREGNYSYYERWAPRGRPLKVLRSGYPGVPLNVRTAPLLPHRIRYMVADENRESGIVTPAELRKRFFGNYVATVTPVEYALGTIAVTRLALSTVGYFDENYFPAYMDDIDLRWRHFAYGFGTLHGEHNGPVTRWHHYNAANLRGSPFVDPDLQKYGTEDNYSRRAFVSYIRRSKGIYDKLKYGPRDVDGVWREAVQEAEYKYMHFNVSHFPADTWVLDEDARRCMFHHTYNYEMQAWSRPSDCSYNPRTLEESGILGVDQLANFRSMIEGKTFDYQ